A region of Sulfuricella denitrificans skB26 DNA encodes the following proteins:
- a CDS encoding HD domain-containing phosphohydrolase, whose amino-acid sequence MKKLFKNNPAIPGFILLIALVVVGVMLVFAYAKKERERDLQAWQIRLGVTADSRVQAVDSWLEAQHASLRELADNGTVPLYLMQLGAQGTSAAADVEPAQLSYLRNLVLATAERGGFMDKSRSEPLPASLEVVANTGLALLDQNAAPIVSTRGLRPDPEIRRAAAEVVKTGKRVTAGIYLNAANKPVVAFLTPVFALQDMRKRGTPIGVIVGVKNAEDELFPLLTRQVRLSDTEETLLLRSEDGSVVYLSPLADGSPPLKKRLNLSTARLEGAFAIQSPGTFAKRNDYRGVSVLMTSRTLTQVPWVLVQKIGATEALKESDTHQRFLLTVFLLAIALVAVALVAAWRHGSSLREKQAALAARESARQLRGQTALLHSITDSLTDYIYIVDQNQHFSFANRALAKAASLDVADFPGKTLSSVLGPETSRPISELLAKTTDSHQPQTDTMELTFSGAARIYHTTCVPLAQDEHRQRLLVISHDITELQTAQAKRDHLMRQVLKTLMGAVDLYDHYSTDHSSKTIQVALAIGEEMQLGKEDLEVLEMAANLANIGKLAVPREILTKTEPLNAEEHEILRKHVMYSVELLSGLEFDGPVLETIGQRYEHIDGSGYPAGLSADQILLTAKILAVANAFVAMVSPRAYRNDMGTEKALDQILAESKTKYDRHVVAALFHVAENRPESITLL is encoded by the coding sequence ATGAAAAAACTCTTTAAAAATAATCCGGCGATTCCCGGATTCATCCTATTGATCGCGTTGGTCGTAGTGGGCGTCATGCTGGTTTTTGCCTACGCCAAAAAAGAGCGGGAACGCGATCTGCAAGCCTGGCAGATTCGTCTGGGCGTCACCGCCGACAGCCGCGTCCAAGCCGTAGACAGCTGGCTTGAAGCGCAGCACGCCAGCCTGCGCGAACTGGCAGACAACGGCACGGTACCGCTCTACCTGATGCAACTCGGGGCGCAGGGCACGAGCGCTGCAGCAGATGTCGAACCGGCTCAGCTTTCCTACCTGCGCAACCTGGTCCTCGCCACGGCCGAGCGGGGGGGGTTCATGGACAAGAGCCGAAGCGAGCCCCTTCCGGCCAGCCTGGAAGTTGTTGCCAACACGGGCCTGGCGCTCCTCGACCAAAATGCCGCGCCTATCGTTTCGACACGGGGGCTGAGGCCAGACCCAGAAATCCGGCGCGCCGCCGCCGAGGTGGTAAAAACGGGCAAGCGCGTCACGGCCGGAATCTATCTCAATGCAGCCAACAAGCCCGTGGTCGCCTTTCTGACCCCGGTGTTTGCGCTGCAGGATATGCGCAAGCGCGGAACCCCCATAGGCGTAATCGTTGGCGTCAAAAATGCGGAGGACGAGCTGTTCCCTCTGCTGACGCGCCAGGTACGCCTCAGCGACACAGAAGAGACCCTGCTGCTGCGCAGTGAAGATGGATCGGTGGTCTATCTCTCCCCTCTGGCCGATGGCAGCCCACCTCTCAAAAAACGCCTTAACCTCTCCACGGCACGACTGGAAGGTGCATTCGCCATTCAATCACCGGGTACCTTCGCCAAGCGTAACGATTACCGCGGGGTGTCCGTGCTGATGACCAGCCGGACGTTGACGCAGGTACCCTGGGTGCTTGTGCAGAAAATCGGCGCGACGGAAGCGCTTAAGGAATCGGACACGCACCAGCGTTTTCTGCTGACGGTTTTCCTGCTGGCCATCGCCCTGGTTGCTGTGGCCCTGGTCGCCGCATGGCGTCATGGCAGCAGTCTGCGCGAAAAACAGGCCGCGCTGGCAGCAAGAGAAAGTGCGCGCCAGCTGCGCGGCCAGACCGCGCTTCTGCATTCCATTACCGACAGCCTTACCGATTACATCTACATCGTGGACCAGAATCAACATTTCAGTTTTGCCAACCGCGCCCTGGCCAAGGCAGCCAGTCTGGACGTAGCAGACTTTCCGGGCAAGACGCTATCCAGCGTGCTGGGGCCGGAAACCAGCCGCCCGATCAGCGAACTGCTGGCCAAAACCACGGATAGTCATCAGCCACAAACCGACACTATGGAATTGACTTTCAGTGGCGCGGCCAGAATCTATCACACAACCTGTGTTCCACTGGCGCAGGATGAACACCGGCAGCGGCTACTGGTGATCTCGCATGACATCACCGAACTGCAGACAGCACAGGCCAAGCGCGATCACTTAATGCGCCAGGTACTCAAAACCTTGATGGGCGCGGTGGACCTGTACGACCACTACTCCACCGATCATTCCAGCAAGACCATCCAGGTGGCGCTCGCCATTGGCGAAGAGATGCAACTTGGCAAAGAGGATCTGGAAGTACTCGAGATGGCAGCCAATCTGGCGAATATCGGCAAACTGGCAGTGCCCCGAGAGATCTTGACCAAGACCGAGCCGCTCAATGCCGAAGAGCACGAAATCCTGCGCAAGCATGTCATGTACTCGGTAGAGTTGCTTAGCGGCCTCGAATTTGATGGCCCGGTGCTGGAAACAATAGGCCAGCGCTACGAGCATATCGACGGCAGCGGATATCCGGCCGGACTGAGTGCGGACCAGATCCTGCTGACTGCTAAAATCCTCGCCGTGGCCAATGCCTTTGTGGCCATGGTCAGCCCGCGCGCATATCGCAACGACATGGGGACGGAGAAGGCACTGGACCAGATTCTTGCGGAAAGCAAAACGAAATACGATCGACATGTTGTTGCCGCCTTGTTCCATGTCGCGGAGAATCGGCCGGAATCAATCACACTGCTCTAA
- a CDS encoding transglutaminase-like cysteine peptidase, with the protein MSRNHCLNNLLINFSMQFCSTFPLRSSFATRLTWATNLLLCVFSLLASTVGTASAQPANLFGFHELQRESLEIFPQWTSVLKRHARDNLIDSDCGKSSLRCHMAEWQQFLGSIKGQSARQQFTAVNSFANEKKYVLDIDIYGVPDYWAIPREFLYNNGDCEDFAILKYMSLRQLGFSVDMMRVVVLQDTNLRTAHAVLALYTDNDILILDNQTQQIVSHRNIVHYVPIFSVNEKHWWMHTP; encoded by the coding sequence TTGTCTCGAAACCATTGCCTGAATAACCTATTGATAAATTTTTCAATGCAATTTTGTTCCACCTTCCCGCTTAGATCATCCTTTGCCACCAGGTTAACTTGGGCAACCAATCTCCTCCTCTGCGTATTCAGCCTGTTAGCCAGCACCGTCGGTACTGCCAGCGCACAACCGGCCAATCTGTTCGGCTTTCATGAACTGCAGCGCGAAAGTCTGGAGATCTTCCCGCAGTGGACCAGCGTGCTGAAGCGGCACGCCAGGGACAACCTGATTGACAGCGACTGCGGCAAATCGAGTTTGCGCTGTCACATGGCCGAATGGCAGCAATTCCTCGGCAGCATCAAGGGGCAGTCGGCGCGGCAACAATTTACCGCGGTAAATTCTTTTGCTAATGAAAAAAAATATGTCCTGGACATCGATATTTATGGTGTGCCGGACTATTGGGCGATTCCCCGCGAATTTTTATACAATAATGGTGATTGTGAAGATTTCGCTATTCTTAAATACATGTCGTTGCGACAACTGGGCTTCAGTGTCGACATGATGCGGGTGGTGGTGCTGCAGGATACCAACCTTCGCACCGCGCATGCGGTGTTGGCTCTCTACACCGACAATGACATTCTCATCCTTGACAACCAGACGCAGCAGATTGTCTCGCACCGGAATATCGTTCATTATGTGCCCATCTTTTCGGTCAACGAAAAACACTGGTGGATGCATACTCCTTAG